The genomic interval AAAGGCGGCACGATTCTCCATGCTCGCGGAACGGGGAAGCCCGAAGACGAAAAGTTCTTCGGCGTCGCCATCGTGCCTGAAAAAGAAGAAGTGCTCATTCTGGCCGATACGGACAATTCGGCGGCGATTCAGGAAGCGATTCTCGCGCTTCCCTGCCTGACGACGCCGGGAATCGGCATCATGTATACCACCCGGGTTTCGCGCTTCGCGCAACTGGGTCGATAAGGCGGGAACCCGGTTCAGGAGCGGCAGCGATCTTCTATCATTCTCAGAATGACGTCGCGTCCGGTTTTTTTGTCCGCCGAAGATACGGGCACCATGTCCGGAGTCCGGTTGCAGTAAGCGGCGATGGCGCGTACGGATTTCGCGATTTCATTGTTGCTGAGTTTGTCGGCCTTAGTCCCGACGATGACGACTTCCAGACCGAGCCGCTCGAAATACTCGATGGTATTTTTTTCGGTTTCGCCGGGGACCCTGCGAAGATCCATCAGAAAAAAAAGAGTTCTCAAATCGCTCCTGTTCGAAGCGTATTCGGCAAGCATTCTGTCGAAATCCTCGTTTTCTTTGGCGGACCGTTGAGCGTAGCCGTAGCCCGGAAGATCCGCGAGCATGAAGGTCTGATTTATCCTGAAAAAATTGATGACCCGGGTCATTCCCGGCCGAGAGCCGGTTTTCACCAGTGTTTTTCTGTTAACGAGCATATTGATGAGGGACGATTTCCCGACGTTCGACCTTCCGAAAAAAGCGAATTCAGGCAAACCTTCTCCCGGGTATTGGGACGCCTTAGTCGCTCCCTTCACAAAATCCGCAGACACAATCTTAAGCATGGCCACTCCAGTGTAAAAAAGCGCACATCCCGCATTGCATGCGGGCCGCTCGCATCCACTATACCGGAAACCGGGTTCGTCTTCCAGCCCTGAGAAAGGAGCCTGCCGGCGGTAAGCGTCC from Teretinema zuelzerae carries:
- the yihA gene encoding ribosome biogenesis GTP-binding protein YihA/YsxC, whose protein sequence is MLKIVSADFVKGATKASQYPGEGLPEFAFFGRSNVGKSSLINMLVNRKTLVKTGSRPGMTRVINFFRINQTFMLADLPGYGYAQRSAKENEDFDRMLAEYASNRSDLRTLFFLMDLRRVPGETEKNTIEYFERLGLEVVIVGTKADKLSNNEIAKSVRAIAAYCNRTPDMVPVSSADKKTGRDVILRMIEDRCRS